One Thermofilum pendens Hrk 5 DNA segment encodes these proteins:
- a CDS encoding RAMP superfamily CRISPR-associated protein, translated as MGRAQFQAKFAAILAFEARGPLHVGGRREGNVLYALRLPDGRLLVPGSTWKGAFRSIAEKLAPSIPATGPEKLALELAAAGERGRDAYLEKLRGDFEAALKGAATRFDPADVKRVVGELGLDREAGIDAREALEQYLEYYCPVGKLFGNRVRAGSLKFADSVVEAPTFRKPGVGIDRKTGTVKEGVLYFVEAGDPGAPVKLLMVGEVDERGSAASRLLASTLLYVKELGVAVGGKKSTGMGLLELRDARIHVVEYAADKGGAMLAQLLKTKPMGVEEFAAWLEAR; from the coding sequence TTGGGTAGGGCGCAGTTCCAGGCTAAGTTCGCGGCGATACTAGCCTTTGAGGCCAGGGGCCCCCTGCACGTGGGCGGGAGGAGGGAGGGCAACGTGCTCTACGCGCTGAGGCTCCCGGACGGCAGGCTCCTCGTACCAGGCTCGACGTGGAAGGGAGCGTTCAGGAGCATAGCCGAGAAGCTGGCGCCGTCCATCCCCGCGACGGGCCCCGAGAAGCTCGCCCTGGAGCTCGCGGCGGCCGGGGAGAGGGGGAGGGACGCCTACCTCGAGAAGTTGCGCGGCGACTTCGAGGCCGCCCTGAAGGGCGCGGCTACGCGCTTCGACCCCGCGGACGTGAAGCGCGTCGTGGGGGAGCTGGGCCTCGACCGCGAAGCCGGCATCGACGCGCGGGAAGCCCTGGAGCAGTACCTCGAGTACTACTGCCCCGTCGGGAAGCTCTTCGGCAACAGGGTCAGGGCGGGTAGCCTGAAGTTCGCGGACTCCGTCGTCGAGGCGCCCACGTTCAGGAAGCCGGGGGTCGGGATAGACAGGAAGACCGGGACCGTCAAGGAGGGCGTGCTGTACTTCGTGGAAGCCGGGGACCCAGGCGCCCCTGTCAAGCTCTTAATGGTCGGGGAGGTCGACGAGAGGGGGAGCGCGGCGTCCAGGCTACTCGCGTCCACGCTCCTCTACGTCAAGGAGCTGGGGGTCGCGGTCGGGGGCAAGAAGAGCACCGGGATGGGCCTGCTGGAGCTGAGGGACGCCAGGATCCACGTAGTCGAGTACGCCGCCGACAAGGGAGGAGCCATGCTCGCACAGCTACTCAAAACCAAGCCGATGGGCGTCGAGGAGTTCGCGGCATGGCTGGAGGCGCGGTAG